The Fluviispira sanaruensis sequence ATCCATGCCCGATTCTTTTGTCATATAAAATACATTTTCATATTTAAAACCACCATCACCTTGATCAACAATGTTGCTGCTAAAAAAGATAAAGGGTGTGTTTACTTTTTCTTCACGCAAGGCAACCAAAAAGTGGGGGCCAGTCATTCTCGGCATGCGCACATCGCTTATTATTGCCACAATTCTTTCGGCAATCGCTTTTTTATCTTCTTGTTGGAAATACTCTAGAGCTTGAAGTCCGTCTTCTGCCTCTACCGATTCCCAGCCCGATTGTTTCATTGCACGTTTAACCAGTCTGCGAATATCTGATTCGTCATCCACTATGAGAACGAGCGGCTTCGCACTGCCTGTGTATTTTTGCGTTGTCCCTATCTCGGTATTTTCTGTTCCTTCTTCTTTTTGTGACTCTTCTTCTTGGAAACAGGTTAAGCCGATACTAAATAAAATATGTGACTCTTGCAGCATGGCTTCAAATTTTGCACTGCCGGGCATTTTATTTGCAAATTTTTCGAGAGTCGCAATTTCTACTTTTTGTTTACCACCAGGGATACATGAGCATTGCGCCGATATCGTAACAAAATCTTCATTCCCGTTGATATCAATATAAATTACACTGTTACCTTGTGTTATAACGTCACAAAGTTCTGCAAATGCCGCATTTAACCACATTATAAAATTTACTGGGTTTGCTACAACAGTGGGATCATATGTGTCATCTTTACGAATTTTATAAGTAATACCTTGCGTCGTAAAGCGATGAACATTCAGCATTAAGGCATCATCTACCATGCTCATGACATTTGATATTTGTGTTTCAGATAATTTTGGATTGGAAAACTTTCTAAACCAGACAGCGAGATCTTGAATGTCTTGCATATATTGCAAGGCCTTTTTTAAATCATCCTGCGCTGTGTTATTTGTATTTAAGGCGGGTAAAATTTGTGTTTGTAAAATCCCTCGGCACATTGTAATTGGATTTATCAACTGATGAGCAATATCCGCACCAATTTCTGAGATTGTATTCATACGAACTGAATAATGCAGTTCTGCTTGGGTTGTCATTAAGTCAGCTAATTTATCACGCATTTGTGCATGTGTATTCTGCAGTTCATCATACATTTTAGTTAAACTTAAATCTGAAATTTCCATGCAAATTAATATTTCATTGTTTGCTATCGGTATTTTGTGCAATTTAATTTCAGCAGGAAAAGAACCAACCGGACCTCTCCGTACTTGCCTTTGATAGTCATAGGCCTGACCTAATTTTAAGGCAATATTGAATAATTCATAAATTAAAGGCTGATCTTTTGCTTCAAAAAGATCATCTATATTTACTTTTGCAGCAGATTTTCCAACGCCACCGAACCATGTTTGTTTCTTAAAAGTAGCATTGCACCAATACATATATCGATCGCCAGAATTAAATAAGGCAATACCGGTTGAAACATTTTTTAGAATTTGCGAAGCAAGAGCTTTGTCCAAGTCCTTGCTT is a genomic window containing:
- a CDS encoding hybrid sensor histidine kinase/response regulator; the protein is MASELSKDLDKALASQILKNVSTGIALFNSGDRYMYWCNATFKKQTWFGGVGKSAAKVNIDDLFEAKDQPLIYELFNIALKLGQAYDYQRQVRRGPVGSFPAEIKLHKIPIANNEILICMEISDLSLTKMYDELQNTHAQMRDKLADLMTTQAELHYSVRMNTISEIGADIAHQLINPITMCRGILQTQILPALNTNNTAQDDLKKALQYMQDIQDLAVWFRKFSNPKLSETQISNVMSMVDDALMLNVHRFTTQGITYKIRKDDTYDPTVVANPVNFIMWLNAAFAELCDVITQGNSVIYIDINGNEDFVTISAQCSCIPGGKQKVEIATLEKFANKMPGSAKFEAMLQESHILFSIGLTCFQEEESQKEEGTENTEIGTTQKYTGSAKPLVLIVDDESDIRRLVKRAMKQSGWESVEAEDGLQALEYFQQEDKKAIAERIVAIISDVRMPRMTGPHFLVALREEKVNTPFIFFSSNIVDQGDGGFKYENVFYMTKESGMDALKKIVARFMPAVTNGDAVEAKS